From a region of the Helianthus annuus cultivar XRQ/B chromosome 5, HanXRQr2.0-SUNRISE, whole genome shotgun sequence genome:
- the LOC110940839 gene encoding kinesin-like protein KIN-5C: MTSYQVRYFNKYFIVAKCGVKNKSNDVERCMSQLVIPTIPELYKTWTCSVVNVQLDARLATIRETAAGGKKVLEQHVSSVDRITSNAKRKWQDFYMQAENDAKENAVFAAAKHCRFESVLQKTVDATVSALNHSKTTHDSVIEMGKQHLTAVDTLIRSALDSNDRHDHEFNSLRVTTKDDVLKTSEDISKHTDSKFL, translated from the exons ATGACGTCTTATCAG GTTAGGTATTTTAATAAATACTTTATAGTGGCAAAGTGTGGTGTAAAGAACAAAAGCAATGATGTGGAGCGATGCATGTCACAG TTGGTGATTCCTACAATCCCTGAACTTTACAAAACATGGACATGTAGTGTCGTGAATGTACAACTGGATGCTCGGCTCGCAACTATCAGAGAAACGGCTGCAGGAGGCAAGAAGGTTTTGGAACAACACGTGTCATCTGTTGACAGAATCACATCGAATGCCAAaagaaaatggcaagatttctaTATGCAAGCGGAAAACGATGCTAAAGAGAATGCAGTTTTTGCTGCTGCAAAACACTGTCGTTTCGAGTCGGTGTTACAAAAAAC TGTTGATGCTACTGTATCGGCTCTAAACCATTCAAAAACAACACATGACTCGGTGATTGAAATGGGAAAACAACATCTCACAGCAGTGGACACCCTTATCAG GAGCGCGTTAGATAGTAATGATCGGCATGATCATGAGTTTAATTCTTTAAGGGTGACTACTAAAGATGACGTGTTGAAGACCAGTGAAGATATATCAAAGCACACAGACAGTAAGTTTCTTTGA
- the LOC110940838 gene encoding uncharacterized protein LOC110940838 isoform X2, producing MFSLANPCVCVVRFTSPHNRPPNRNFRPIQSTIFISPVTKIKAVSDGKEYSSPVTVTVQEEDEVQSTSNKEVEESVKLLKKAAKTRKVPATEILSAFKVIEKAKLDPSRFCETLGGSESPGRTWMLIFTAQKGLKSGKYFPITAVQRFDAVVDLDAMLKQVKKSRNQ from the exons ATGTTTTCCCTCGCCAATCCATGCGTATGTGTGGTGCGTTTTACTTCACCTCACAACAGACCACCAAATCGCAACTTTAGGCCCATCCAATCCACCATTTTTATATCGCCTGTAACAAAGATCAAAGCCGTGAGTGATGGAAAAGAGTACAGCTCCCCTGTAACCGTTACagttcaagaagaagatgaagtgcAATCAACATCAAACAAG GAAGTTGAAGAGAGTGTAAAACTACTTAAAAAGGCTGCAAAGACTAGAAAGGTTCCTGCAACCGAGATTCTATCCGCcttcaaagtgattgagaaggctAAACTGGATCCTTCAAGGTTTTGTGAGACTCTTGGTGGATCAGAATCACCTGGCAGAACTTGGATGCTTATATTTACTGCCCAG AAAGGATTGAAAAGTGGTAAATACTTTCCAATTACTGCGGTTCAAAGATTTGATGCAGTT GTTGATTTGGATGCTATGCTGAAACAAGTTAAGAAGTCTAGAAAccaataa
- the LOC110940838 gene encoding uncharacterized protein LOC110940838 isoform X1 has translation MFSLANPCVCVVRFTSPHNRPPNRNFRPIQSTIFISPVTKIKAVSDGKEYSSPVTVTVQEEDEVQSTSNKEVEESVKLLKKAAKTRKVPATEILSAFKVIEKAKLDPSRFCETLGGSESPGRTWMLIFTAQKGLKSGKYFPITAVQRFDAVARRIENGVYLGALGCLTFEGRFSWKKRILAFMFELIRIKIGPFNPFEINIKGDDESEPSTKNPFFIWFYIDEEIAVARGRSGGTAFWCRCRRV, from the exons ATGTTTTCCCTCGCCAATCCATGCGTATGTGTGGTGCGTTTTACTTCACCTCACAACAGACCACCAAATCGCAACTTTAGGCCCATCCAATCCACCATTTTTATATCGCCTGTAACAAAGATCAAAGCCGTGAGTGATGGAAAAGAGTACAGCTCCCCTGTAACCGTTACagttcaagaagaagatgaagtgcAATCAACATCAAACAAG GAAGTTGAAGAGAGTGTAAAACTACTTAAAAAGGCTGCAAAGACTAGAAAGGTTCCTGCAACCGAGATTCTATCCGCcttcaaagtgattgagaaggctAAACTGGATCCTTCAAGGTTTTGTGAGACTCTTGGTGGATCAGAATCACCTGGCAGAACTTGGATGCTTATATTTACTGCCCAG AAAGGATTGAAAAGTGGTAAATACTTTCCAATTACTGCGGTTCAAAGATTTGATGCAGTT GCAAGGAGGATAGAGAACGGTGTCTACCTGGGAGCTCTTGGGTGCCTAACATTTGAAGGCAGGTTTTCATGGAAAAAGAGAATACTTGCCTTCATGTTTGAGCTAATTCGAATAAAAATCGGACCATTTAACCCGTTTGAGATAAACATTAAAGGAGATGATGAAAGTGAACCAAGCACCAAGAATCCCTTTTTCATATGGTTTTACATTGACGAAGAAATAGCCGTCGCTCGTGGCAGAAGTGGGGGCACTGCCTTCTGGTGTCGTTGCCGTCGTGTCTAG